From the genome of Desulfuribacillus stibiiarsenatis, one region includes:
- the aroE gene encoding shikimate dehydrogenase, with amino-acid sequence MKIVGLFGHPVSHSLSPMMHNLAFEKMALPYRYFAFDINPDQVKQAVDSIRVLGIRGVNVTIPYKETVIPFLDAVDRSATMIGAVNTIVNDGGKLTGYNTDGQGYVMSLEEELNVNVQDLDIVILGAGGAARGIIFSLLEKNARNIALYNRNKERAEKLVAEFDKEQASKIMVIHDLEQLHKYHLIINTTPSGMYPNVNETPIDIAYVSPSHLVSDIVYNPLMTKFLKQAQTKGATIHHGLGMFIYQGAIAFELWTGQKPPVQEMYKAVQTHLIKQ; translated from the coding sequence ATGAAAATTGTTGGGCTTTTTGGTCATCCAGTAAGTCACAGTTTATCTCCAATGATGCATAATTTGGCTTTTGAGAAAATGGCACTACCGTATCGATACTTCGCATTTGATATCAATCCCGACCAAGTGAAACAAGCGGTAGATTCAATCCGTGTGTTAGGGATTCGTGGAGTAAACGTTACAATCCCTTATAAAGAAACAGTGATTCCATTTTTAGATGCAGTCGATCGCTCAGCTACAATGATTGGCGCTGTCAATACAATTGTCAATGATGGTGGAAAACTAACGGGATATAACACTGATGGACAAGGGTATGTCATGTCGTTAGAAGAAGAACTCAACGTGAATGTACAAGACCTAGATATCGTAATCCTAGGAGCAGGGGGCGCAGCCCGCGGAATCATCTTTTCATTGTTAGAGAAGAATGCACGAAATATTGCACTCTATAATCGGAACAAGGAAAGAGCAGAAAAGCTAGTGGCTGAGTTCGATAAGGAGCAAGCTAGCAAGATAATGGTAATTCATGATCTTGAGCAGCTGCACAAGTACCATTTAATCATTAATACAACACCAAGTGGCATGTATCCGAATGTGAACGAAACTCCCATCGATATCGCTTATGTTTCACCGTCACATCTAGTGAGTGATATTGTGTATAATCCACTCATGACAAAATTTTTAAAGCAAGCGCAAACAAAAGGTGCTACCATACATCACGGTCTTGGTATGTTTATTTATCAAGGTGCCATAGCGTTTGAATTATGGACAGGCCAAAAGCCACCAGTGCAAGAAATGTACAAAGCTGTCCAAACACATCTAATCAAACAATAA
- the yhbY gene encoding ribosome assembly RNA-binding protein YhbY, whose product MLTNKQKKYLRSLANSLDPIFQVGKGGGNDNLYKSISEALEARELIKVSVLRNCDEEKDEVATEIAAKTNAEIVQIIGNIIILYKESVDKKRIELPSH is encoded by the coding sequence ATGTTAACGAATAAACAAAAGAAATATTTACGCTCTTTAGCAAACTCGCTCGACCCAATTTTTCAAGTTGGAAAAGGTGGAGGGAACGATAACCTATATAAAAGCATATCAGAAGCACTAGAGGCTCGTGAGTTAATCAAAGTTAGTGTATTAAGGAATTGTGATGAAGAAAAAGATGAAGTCGCAACTGAAATTGCTGCCAAGACGAATGCGGAAATTGTACAAATCATTGGAAACATAATCATTTTGTACAAGGAATCAGTTGACAAAAAGAGAATCGAACTACCGTCACACTAA
- the nadD gene encoding nicotinate-nucleotide adenylyltransferase produces MFTQKQKIGIYGGTFDPIHMGHLISADCIRDELCLDQVIFVPAKVPPHKRSKNITDGHHRYQMIKLSIENNPHYQVSNFELDSPYEISFTWYTVQYFRNQYPDAQLFLLLGADTVLDLPNWAFIREICQECTLVGFQRAGEVKLESETQYLDCQNIQIINTPSVDISATMIRDRITNNQSVSYMVNNRVLEYIKEHTLYGKMETMDRRG; encoded by the coding sequence TTGTTTACACAAAAACAAAAAATAGGTATTTATGGGGGAACATTTGACCCGATTCATATGGGACATTTAATATCGGCAGATTGTATTCGTGATGAACTATGCTTAGATCAGGTGATTTTTGTACCTGCCAAAGTACCGCCCCATAAGCGATCAAAAAATATTACTGATGGACATCATCGATATCAAATGATAAAGCTTAGTATTGAGAATAATCCACATTACCAAGTATCTAATTTCGAGCTTGATTCTCCTTATGAAATCTCATTTACTTGGTATACGGTTCAATACTTTCGCAATCAGTATCCGGATGCTCAACTGTTTCTGTTGCTTGGTGCTGATACAGTGCTCGATTTACCTAATTGGGCATTTATTCGAGAAATATGCCAGGAGTGTACACTCGTTGGTTTTCAAAGAGCCGGTGAAGTAAAGTTAGAATCAGAAACACAATATTTAGATTGTCAAAACATCCAAATTATCAATACGCCGTCCGTTGATATTTCGGCCACGATGATTCGCGATAGAATCACAAATAATCAATCTGTTAGCTATATGGTTAACAATCGCGTGTTAGAATACATTAAGGAGCATACTTTATATGGAAAAATGGAAACAATGGACAGAAGGGGATAA
- the yqeK gene encoding bis(5'-nucleosyl)-tetraphosphatase (symmetrical) YqeK: MEKWKQWTEGDNWEQLQDKLKNILSYHRYEHTKRVIDVAVKLGEQYTIDKSLCALAALFHDYAKELPKDQMQLILKQHQREDIIAMASPIWHAPVGAYLIRDEFPFGEDIFLPVFYHTTGRREMTDLEKIIFLADYIEPKRSFPGIEEIRRATWTELNKGMYLALNLTLEKLVKNHFLIAEITVDARNYFLQKKGEIK; this comes from the coding sequence ATGGAAAAATGGAAACAATGGACAGAAGGGGATAACTGGGAGCAACTTCAGGACAAGCTGAAAAACATATTGTCCTATCACCGATACGAGCATACAAAACGTGTCATTGATGTTGCTGTTAAGTTAGGTGAACAGTATACAATTGATAAATCCCTATGTGCGTTGGCTGCATTATTTCACGATTATGCGAAAGAGTTACCTAAAGACCAAATGCAACTCATTCTTAAGCAACATCAACGGGAAGATATTATTGCAATGGCATCCCCAATTTGGCATGCGCCAGTAGGTGCTTACCTGATTAGAGATGAATTTCCATTTGGAGAGGACATTTTTTTGCCGGTTTTCTATCATACTACAGGTAGAAGGGAAATGACGGATTTAGAGAAAATTATCTTCCTTGCAGATTATATTGAACCGAAAAGGAGCTTTCCTGGTATTGAAGAAATTCGAAGAGCTACATGGACAGAACTTAATAAAGGGATGTATTTAGCCCTTAACTTAACACTAGAAAAGTTAGTGAAGAACCATTTTTTAATTGCAGAAATCACTGTAGATGCTCGCAATTATTTTTTACAAAAAAAAGGAGAGATAAAGTGA
- the rsfS gene encoding ribosome silencing factor, translated as MKKEKNLDLIKRIVYLIEDKKAEDIVILDIEGLSVISDYFVICTGRSVTQVKAIADHVMDTLKQEDGIMTRGVEGQREGKWVLVDFGDVIIHVFRQEEREFYNLERLWGDAKLIPVDQVSTN; from the coding sequence ATGAAAAAAGAGAAAAATTTAGATTTAATAAAAAGGATTGTATATTTAATTGAAGATAAAAAAGCTGAGGATATCGTGATTCTTGATATAGAAGGTCTTTCTGTTATATCCGATTATTTCGTTATATGTACAGGTCGTTCTGTTACGCAGGTTAAAGCCATAGCTGACCATGTGATGGATACATTAAAGCAAGAAGATGGCATAATGACTAGAGGTGTAGAAGGTCAAAGAGAAGGCAAATGGGTTCTAGTTGATTTCGGGGATGTCATTATCCATGTATTCCGCCAAGAAGAACGTGAATTTTATAATCTTGAACGTCTATGGGGAGATGCTAAACTTATTCCTGTTGACCAAGTGTCTACAAACTAA
- a CDS encoding class I SAM-dependent DNA methyltransferase translates to MEAYREFADTYDYLMRDAPYQQWLELIEKIIHERSKSTEGKTNGQMKIADLGCGTGTLSILLAEKGFEIWGIDISEDMLAIAQEKLGKLSLPVQRRVRFLQQDMVELKLPVSFDVVFAFCDSLNYVVDEGELSQAFANINNALAPNGFFIFDMLSIKKMQSLGARKHFEVSDDTICIWQNEWDLDNELLTYDVTILTQEYGQMQMYKRVDEYHQQRGYQPELILSLLERNGFELHHTFADFHYDTPLNEAQDRYFWVVRKR, encoded by the coding sequence ATGGAAGCTTATCGAGAGTTTGCAGATACATATGATTATTTGATGCGAGATGCGCCATACCAGCAATGGCTTGAATTGATTGAGAAGATTATACATGAGCGTAGCAAGTCAACAGAAGGTAAGACGAATGGTCAGATGAAAATTGCCGACCTGGGCTGTGGAACAGGTACTCTAAGTATTCTGTTAGCAGAGAAAGGCTTCGAAATCTGGGGTATAGACATCTCCGAGGATATGCTAGCAATCGCACAAGAAAAGCTGGGGAAATTATCTCTTCCTGTACAAAGAAGGGTCCGTTTTTTGCAGCAGGACATGGTCGAATTAAAGCTACCAGTTTCATTTGATGTTGTTTTTGCATTTTGTGATAGCTTGAATTACGTTGTCGATGAAGGTGAATTGTCGCAAGCTTTTGCAAACATCAATAACGCCTTGGCACCTAATGGTTTTTTTATTTTTGATATGCTGTCCATAAAAAAAATGCAAAGCTTAGGCGCAAGGAAGCATTTTGAGGTATCTGATGATACCATTTGTATTTGGCAAAACGAGTGGGACCTAGATAATGAGCTTCTCACGTACGATGTGACGATACTTACGCAAGAATATGGACAAATGCAAATGTATAAAAGGGTTGATGAATACCATCAGCAGAGAGGGTATCAACCAGAACTAATACTATCATTATTAGAACGAAATGGTTTTGAGCTGCATCATACTTTTGCGGATTTTCATTACGACACACCTCTTAACGAAGCGCAAGATCGTTACTTTTGGGTTGTTAGAAAGCGCTAA
- the leuS gene encoding leucine--tRNA ligase: MRQYNPSEVETKWQQYWEDQKMFATTEDSDKPKFYCLEQFPYPSGKLHMGHMRVYSIGDVIARFKKMQGYNVLHPMGWDAFGMPAENAAIKNKLHPAKWTFENIDYMRKQQKTLGVSYDWEREVTTCAPDYYKFTQWLFLHFYEQGLAYRKKAAVNWCPDCVTVLANEQVEDGSCWRCGTEVVKKELEQWFFRITDYAEKLLQDLDTLDGWPEKVKTMQRNWIGKSEGAEIVFELPDIQEKVSVFTTRPDTLFGVTYIVLAPEHPYVQKLIQGTEKETAITEFVDAIRKKSEIERTSTDSEKIGIFTGKYAIHPLTKQQVPIWIANYVLLEYGTGAVMGVPAHDERDFLFAKKYDMPIVQVIQPLKADTIVLDDQGNLTKAYTGEGTLINSDIFNDKENEKVITEIAQYLQEQGLGKATVSYRLRDWLVSRQRYWGAPIPIIYCDDCGTVPVPNEQLPVLLPEEVSFDVGNKSPLASSASFMNTTCPTCGKQAKRETDTMDTFICSSWYYLRYTDPKNDHVPFSSERANQWLPVDEYIGGIEHAVLHLLYSRFFTKVLHDSGLVNFNEPFKSLLTQGMVIKEGAKMSKSKGNVVSPDEIISKYGADTGRLFILFAAPPDRDLDWNDQGVEGCYRFLNRVWRFINENQNVNESKVAYATDCDASKELHRMIHVTIKRVTEDVGERYNFNTAISAIMELVNKMYQYPAEANQAVLQAAIRTLVILLAPFAPHITEELWQIIGEKESIYLTDWPKYDAKALILDEVEIVAQVNGKMKAKLVVPTDATKEQIEKLALEDERIQSSIEGASIKKIIVVPQKLINIVVG; this comes from the coding sequence ATGAGACAGTATAATCCATCAGAAGTAGAAACTAAATGGCAGCAATATTGGGAAGACCAGAAGATGTTTGCAACGACAGAAGACAGCGATAAACCTAAGTTTTACTGCTTAGAACAATTCCCATACCCATCAGGGAAACTACATATGGGACATATGCGTGTATATTCTATCGGTGACGTTATCGCCCGCTTTAAAAAGATGCAAGGCTATAACGTATTACATCCTATGGGTTGGGACGCATTTGGTATGCCAGCGGAAAATGCCGCAATTAAGAATAAGCTACACCCAGCAAAATGGACATTTGAGAATATTGACTACATGAGAAAACAACAGAAGACGTTAGGAGTTAGTTATGACTGGGAACGGGAAGTAACAACTTGCGCTCCTGATTATTATAAATTTACACAATGGCTATTCTTGCACTTCTATGAGCAAGGCTTAGCATACAGGAAGAAGGCAGCAGTCAACTGGTGCCCTGATTGTGTGACTGTACTTGCAAACGAGCAAGTAGAGGATGGAAGCTGCTGGCGTTGTGGAACAGAAGTAGTGAAGAAGGAATTAGAGCAGTGGTTTTTCCGAATCACAGATTATGCAGAGAAGTTATTACAAGATCTGGATACATTAGATGGCTGGCCAGAAAAAGTTAAGACAATGCAAAGAAATTGGATTGGGAAGAGTGAAGGAGCAGAAATCGTATTTGAATTACCAGACATTCAAGAAAAGGTATCTGTGTTTACCACTCGTCCGGACACGCTATTCGGAGTGACTTATATCGTTCTTGCTCCGGAGCATCCATATGTACAAAAGCTAATTCAAGGTACAGAAAAAGAAACTGCCATCACTGAATTCGTAGATGCAATTCGCAAAAAATCAGAAATCGAACGAACGTCTACGGATTCCGAGAAAATCGGAATATTTACAGGCAAGTATGCGATACATCCATTGACTAAACAGCAGGTTCCAATATGGATTGCGAATTATGTACTATTAGAATACGGCACAGGGGCTGTTATGGGTGTTCCAGCTCATGACGAAAGAGACTTCTTGTTTGCAAAGAAATACGATATGCCTATTGTCCAAGTCATACAGCCATTAAAAGCAGATACGATTGTATTGGATGATCAAGGGAATTTGACGAAAGCATATACGGGCGAAGGTACACTAATCAACAGTGATATATTTAACGACAAAGAAAATGAAAAAGTAATCACAGAAATTGCACAATATTTACAAGAACAAGGTTTGGGCAAAGCAACAGTATCGTATCGCTTGCGTGATTGGTTAGTATCGAGACAACGTTACTGGGGTGCACCAATCCCAATTATATATTGTGACGATTGCGGCACAGTTCCAGTACCTAATGAGCAGCTACCAGTGCTATTACCTGAAGAGGTTTCCTTTGATGTAGGGAACAAATCACCGCTAGCTTCATCAGCAAGTTTTATGAACACCACCTGTCCTACTTGCGGTAAGCAAGCAAAAAGAGAAACAGATACCATGGATACGTTTATTTGCTCTTCCTGGTACTACTTAAGATATACAGATCCTAAGAATGACCATGTGCCATTCTCTTCTGAGCGCGCGAATCAGTGGCTACCTGTTGATGAATATATAGGTGGTATTGAACACGCTGTATTACACTTGCTATACTCAAGGTTCTTCACGAAGGTGTTACACGATTCTGGTTTAGTGAACTTTAATGAACCATTTAAGAGCTTATTAACGCAAGGAATGGTGATTAAAGAAGGCGCTAAAATGTCCAAATCTAAAGGGAATGTAGTTAGTCCTGATGAAATCATTAGCAAATATGGTGCCGATACTGGTAGATTGTTCATCCTCTTTGCTGCTCCACCAGATCGAGATTTAGATTGGAATGATCAGGGGGTAGAGGGTTGCTACCGTTTCTTAAATAGAGTATGGAGATTTATTAACGAAAATCAGAATGTCAATGAAAGCAAAGTGGCATATGCGACAGATTGCGATGCAAGTAAAGAGCTACACCGTATGATACATGTAACGATTAAACGAGTAACGGAAGACGTTGGAGAACGCTATAATTTTAATACAGCGATCTCTGCTATCATGGAGTTAGTCAATAAAATGTATCAATATCCAGCGGAAGCGAATCAAGCAGTCCTGCAAGCAGCGATACGTACGTTAGTCATCCTACTTGCGCCGTTCGCACCTCACATAACAGAAGAATTATGGCAAATCATTGGTGAGAAAGAAAGCATCTATCTAACGGATTGGCCAAAATATGACGCAAAAGCTCTAATACTTGACGAAGTTGAAATTGTAGCACAAGTAAACGGAAAAATGAAAGCGAAACTTGTTGTTCCAACGGATGCTACTAAAGAACAAATTGAAAAACTTGCATTGGAAGATGAGCGAATTCAAAGTTCCATTGAGGGTGCATCGATTAAGAAGATTATTGTAGTGCCTCAAAAACTAATTAACATTGTTGTAGGCTAG
- a CDS encoding helix-hairpin-helix domain-containing protein produces MVSVTAKQKTVIVVLFAIVFLGVSTYWLLGRNESPVIITQSDLNLGQQNNSTQQNSPLEHERSNVGLNNNQVEQIYVHVKGAVTNPGVYRLHQGQRVVDAVEAAGGVLPMGNLDLINLAEKLQDGQEVIIFTSEEDRNQWLMNAPAGGQHNNSMGQHTNKININTATKEELQKLTGIGPSKAEAIIRYRETNGRFSKVEDLTNVSGIGSKTLESFKDQVSVN; encoded by the coding sequence ATGGTGTCAGTCACAGCTAAACAAAAAACTGTCATAGTCGTACTATTTGCAATTGTTTTTTTAGGAGTAAGTACCTATTGGTTACTGGGGAGAAACGAATCCCCGGTAATCATTACACAAAGCGACCTCAATCTTGGTCAACAGAACAATTCGACTCAACAAAATAGTCCGTTAGAACATGAACGATCAAATGTAGGTTTAAATAACAATCAAGTAGAGCAAATTTATGTTCATGTTAAAGGTGCTGTTACGAATCCAGGAGTATATAGATTGCATCAAGGACAGCGTGTTGTTGATGCGGTGGAAGCTGCAGGCGGAGTACTACCTATGGGTAATCTAGATTTAATAAACTTAGCAGAGAAGCTACAGGATGGACAAGAAGTCATCATTTTCACTTCAGAAGAGGACCGCAATCAATGGCTTATGAATGCTCCTGCTGGAGGACAACATAATAATTCTATGGGACAGCATACTAACAAAATCAACATTAATACCGCTACGAAAGAAGAGCTGCAAAAACTTACAGGGATTGGTCCAAGCAAAGCGGAAGCGATTATTAGATACAGAGAAACCAATGGTCGTTTTTCGAAGGTTGAGGATTTAACGAATGTAAGTGGGATTGGTTCGAAAACGTTAGAGAGCTTTAAAGATCAAGTGTCTGTAAATTAA
- a CDS encoding homocysteine synthase: MTDKQMRFDTIAVRGGFEGDPATGACAVPIYQTSSYVFRDTEHAANLFALKEMGNIYTRIMNPTQDVFEQRITQLEGGIGALATSSGQAAITYAVLNIANSGDEIVAASSLYGGTYNLFSTTLPKLGITVRFVDPSNPENFRAAINEKTKAVFAETIGNPRIDVLDIEGVAKVAHEEGVPLIIDNTFGTPYLICPFDFGADIVIHSATKFIGGHGTSIGGVIIDSGKFDWSNGRFPGLTEPDSSYHGVSYVRDIGPAAYIIKARVQLLRDMGSCISPFNSFLLIQGLETLHLRMQRHCDNAKKVAEFLSSHESVTWVNYPGLEGDVQNAKAKKYLPKGQGAILTFGIKGGTPAATKFIDSLKLFILLANVGDARSLVIHPASTTHQQLTKEQQEASGVTEDMIRLSVGIEDAQDLMEDLDQAFKASQQ; encoded by the coding sequence ATGACGGACAAACAAATGCGTTTTGACACCATTGCAGTGCGTGGAGGTTTTGAAGGAGACCCAGCAACAGGTGCTTGTGCAGTACCTATTTACCAAACTTCTTCGTATGTGTTTAGAGATACAGAACATGCAGCGAATCTATTTGCTTTAAAGGAAATGGGTAATATTTATACAAGAATTATGAATCCTACTCAAGATGTATTCGAGCAACGTATTACTCAACTAGAAGGCGGAATAGGCGCTTTAGCTACTTCTTCAGGACAAGCTGCTATCACATACGCTGTATTGAACATTGCGAATTCTGGTGACGAAATTGTAGCAGCTAGTAGCCTTTATGGTGGTACATATAATTTATTCTCTACAACATTGCCGAAACTAGGAATTACTGTTCGTTTTGTAGATCCGTCTAATCCAGAGAATTTTAGAGCAGCAATTAACGAAAAGACCAAGGCGGTTTTTGCTGAAACAATCGGTAATCCTAGAATTGATGTATTGGATATTGAAGGTGTTGCTAAGGTTGCCCATGAAGAAGGAGTACCATTAATTATAGACAACACGTTTGGAACTCCATACTTAATTTGTCCATTCGATTTTGGAGCAGATATTGTCATTCACTCTGCTACGAAGTTCATCGGTGGTCACGGCACTTCTATTGGTGGAGTAATCATTGATTCAGGTAAATTCGACTGGTCGAATGGAAGATTCCCAGGTCTGACTGAGCCAGATTCAAGCTACCATGGCGTATCCTATGTAAGAGATATTGGACCTGCGGCATATATTATTAAAGCGAGAGTACAATTATTAAGAGATATGGGATCATGCATATCTCCATTTAACTCCTTTTTGCTGATTCAAGGCTTAGAGACATTGCATTTACGTATGCAACGCCATTGCGATAATGCGAAAAAGGTAGCAGAATTCCTTAGTTCCCACGAATCCGTTACATGGGTGAATTACCCTGGTTTAGAGGGAGACGTTCAAAACGCTAAAGCTAAGAAGTATCTTCCTAAAGGCCAAGGAGCAATCTTAACTTTTGGTATCAAGGGTGGAACTCCTGCAGCAACGAAATTTATTGATTCTTTGAAACTGTTTATTCTACTTGCTAATGTTGGGGATGCTCGTTCCCTGGTGATTCATCCTGCTAGTACTACACATCAGCAATTAACGAAAGAGCAACAAGAAGCTAGTGGAGTTACAGAAGATATGATCCGTCTTTCAGTGGGCATCGAAGATGCACAAGATTTAATGGAGGACTTAGACCAAGCATTCAAGGCAAGTCAACAATAG
- a CDS encoding DUF1462 family protein → MEIYELLFQRISRDYVEKSVIISYINIDDPQVKEDARVVDIRKHAAFFPVVTVNNAIVAEGTVDFGKIIQHIDMAGALKKS, encoded by the coding sequence GTGGAGATCTACGAGCTACTTTTCCAAAGAATTTCTAGAGATTATGTTGAAAAAAGTGTAATAATAAGTTATATCAATATTGATGACCCGCAAGTGAAAGAAGATGCTAGAGTTGTCGATATCCGTAAACATGCAGCATTTTTCCCTGTTGTTACTGTAAATAATGCAATAGTTGCAGAAGGAACAGTAGATTTCGGGAAAATAATTCAGCATATCGATATGGCTGGAGCTTTAAAGAAATCATAA